Genomic segment of Neofelis nebulosa isolate mNeoNeb1 chromosome 17, mNeoNeb1.pri, whole genome shotgun sequence:
cctacatatatattatgtatagttatatatatgttggatggatggatggatggatggagatatatatatatatatatatatgcagaaaaatcCATATATACATGCAGAAAAGTGTGGATAGAGATAAACCAGGCTATATacagtgtgtctgtgtgtgtgtgtgtgtgtgcacgcatgtatgtgagaaggtaaagaaaaaagacagagggGAAATTGTTTAACAGACAAGTCTCAAATTTATGTTTCTAACCTTAGTATAGACTTCTGGAACTAGGGTCAAATGCTAAGCAAACCACCAACAGTGTCTATACCGTGGAGAAAAGTGGGACACGAGGTAGGGGTTTCAACAGCTCTGCTACTACGTGACCCACCAGAACCTCAGGCAGGGGCTCTGATTCtggtgcaagcaagggaggatGAAAGTAATTTTGTAACATCTCAACTAACACCCCCAGAGAGGGACGAAGGATCTTTGTTTTCTCTAGATGGCAAGTGCGTCTTTCCATTCCAGTACAGAGGTGGGATATTCTATGACTGCATCAAGTTCAAGGCAAAACACAAGTGGTGCTCCCTAACTAAGACGTACCAAGGACAGTGGAAGTATTGCTCTGAAGAAGGTGAGTACCTTGCCTCTGCACACCTCAGGGCGGTGATCTtttgtcgccagggctgaagtcTGGGGAGACCCGCCAGAGGGTCCTGAGAAGGGAATCCACAGTCAATTACATTGCAAAAATAAGGTTTGTGCAGATCTCTGGCAGTGTGGAAGTCACAAGGCCCCCAAGACGTATGATGAGGGCTTCACCCACGTTACCTTGAAATGAAAACGTTTAGCAAAACCCCAATCCCCCACCAACATTTCAGAGTAGATGGTGCTGAGCGGAATGGTGTGTGTGGGCGCACGCGTCTGTGTGATGGCAAAGAGGAGGTACAAAacagaaagatttctttttttttttttcaacgttttttatttatttttgggacagagagagacagagcatgaacgggggaggggcagagagagagggagacacagaatcggaaacaggctccaggctccgagccatcagcccagagcccgacgcagggctcgaactcacggaccgcgagatcgtgacctggctgaagtcggacgcttaaccgactgcgccacccaggcgccccaaaacagaaAGATTTCTTATCCTGATTGCTTCTCTCCTCTGTAGACTTTGCAAAATGCGTGTTTCCCTTCTGGTACAGACGCCTTATCTACCGCGAATGCACTGAAGACGGGGACGCGTTTGGGAGAAAATGGTGCTCGCTGACCCAGAATTATAACAAGGACAAGGTCTGGAAATATTGTGACTGATGGCGACACTTCCTGGGAGGGGCATGAGGAGGGTCTAATCGTTCCCAGGGGAAATAAATGTCCAGTTTCTTTTGTGAAAGGAGGAGGTAGGACTCTCCTTAaaaacgttttttgtttttgttcttgtttttttctgagcTATGATCTGGCTGTAAATAGCTCGGGGTTTTGGTCGTGGATTATGGATGATGGGGTTTTTATATGGAAACTTCTATTGTAGCCTCAGCACTTTTACTTACTAACTGGGTTAAATTTGGccttgttttttgagagagagagagagagagagagagagagagagagaaagagagaatcccaaacaggctctatgttCAGCATgaccctgacctggggctcaatctcaccaccctgggatcatgacctgagccgaaatcaagagtcaagggctcaaccgactgaacctcccaggcgcccctgctttgtcATTCTAAATCATTGTCCCTTAGAGGGAAAATAGAGGTCtctacattaaaaacaacactccgtggggcgcctgggtggctcggtcggttaagcgtccgacttcggctcaggtcatgatttcacggttcatagtttcaagccccgcgtccggctctgtgctgacggcttggagcccggagcctgcttctgattctgtgtctccctctctctctgcccctcccctgctcgtgctctgtctctctctctctctctgtcaaaactaaaaataaacatttaaaaaaattaataaaaacaacacTCCTTGATGAATTTTCAGATCCTTGCCTGTTCAGATACTTCTTTATAATAGGTCTTTTTGCTTCTTGCAAGTTTTTTAGGGGACATTTTTGAGATGAgctcattttttgttttcctttatctaTTCCTAGTTAAGCATTCAGGATCCTAAGAAAATGTTGAAATCCTGCCACAAAGGCAATTTGCCTCCAAGGGTCAAACGAATCACCCAGATATTCCTTATTTACTGTGCCAAGAAAGGCAGCCGGTTGCCTTCCCAACAATTTCCTGGTCGGGCTAACGCAAATCTACATCAAACCAAATCCATTATGCCCAGGTGCATTTAGGCTTTCATAAGCCTGAAACAGACTATTATAGCAAAAGCCTAAACAGCTTTTGGGATAtgtgaactattttatttttttatgtttatttatttttaaagtttatttatgtttgagagagagagacacacacacacacagagcgtgagtgggggaggggcagagagagagggagacagattccgaagcaggctccaggctctgagctgtcggcacagagcctgacgcggggctcgaacccatgaaccatgagatcctgacctgagccaaagtcagacacctacccaactgagccccccaggcgcccctctgaggaGAGTTTTTAAAGCTGTGGGTCACAGTCATCAATTCAGTGGGGCATGACCAGcactgttaaaaattttaaatgctgggggcgcctgggtggcgcagtcggttaagcgtccgacttcagccaggtcacgatctcgcggtctgtgagttcgagccccgcgtcaggctctgggctgatggctcggagcctggagcctgtttccgattctgtgtctccctctctctctgcccctcccccgttcatgctctgtctctctctgtctcaagaataaataaacattaaaaaaatagatatacacccagaagtaggattgatGGAGCATATGGCagttctgtttctagttttttggaagaaactgcatactgttttccacaatggctgtacaAATGGGCAAACGGCccgaatacacatttttccaaagaagacatacccATACCAATGGGTATATGAAAATGTGTTGTAACATCACTAATTatggaaattcaaatcaaaaccacaatgaggggcgcctgggtggctcagtcggtgagtgtctgacttcagcttgaatcatgatctcacagttggtgagttggagccccacatcaggcttgctgctgtcagcgtggaaccctCTTCGGAtcccccgtctccctctctctctgccccttccccgctcacactctctctctcaaaaataaaaataaacattaaaaatgaaaaaaaaaatacaatgagatgtcatcttACACTTGTTGGGATGCCTGTCATCAAAATGTCAAAACACAGCAAGCGTTGGTGAAGGTGTGGAGGAAACCCGACTCTCATGTGTTCTTCTTGAGGAACCCACTAGGGGTCAGGCTTGAGCCCATCCTTGTTGAAGCTCTGTGTATAAAATTAAGTTCTACCTCAGGGGACATCATCAACCACATGCTTGAAGTACAGCCTGATTCCCTGAACTCAGTCGGTCCTGTCTAAAGAAGCTGTGTCACATGGTGGCTTAGAGCGCTTTGGAACCTGACAACATGGAATT
This window contains:
- the BSPH1 gene encoding binder of sperm protein homolog 1: MVLHVVFLLLWVCWLHSVFGQDYEDGKCVFPFQYRGGIFYDCIKFKAKHKWCSLTKTYQGQWKYCSEEDFAKCVFPFWYRRLIYRECTEDGDAFGRKWCSLTQNYNKDKVWKYCD